The Gammaproteobacteria bacterium genome contains the following window.
CACACGAGGACAAGCGCTCCGGTTCAGCGTCTCCTGCACCGGCCGCAGATAAACGCGGCGTGCAAACCGGTCCGCCGCAACCCGATCAGGCGACTCTGGAGAATGGCGCAGAACGACGCTAGCGGGCCCGAGTCGCAAAAAGAAGACTCCTTCATTTCCCACCTCGTCGAGTTGCGCGACCGGCTGATACGGATCGTGCTCGGCGTGCTGGCGATCTTTCTGTGTCTGTTCCCGTTCGCCAACCCGATATACAGCTTTCTTGCGGGGCCACTTACCCGCAATCTGCCGGTCGGCAGCTCGATGATCGCGATCGACGTCGCGTCCCCGTTCTTGATTCCCTTCAAGCTTGTGTTGTTGCTCTCGATCGTCCTCGCGGTGCCCTGGATCCTTTACCAGGTCTGGGCGTTTATCGCGCCCGGACTCTATCAGCAGGAGCGCCAAATGGCATTCCCGGTGGTGATCGCCGGTACCTGTCTGTTCTATCTTGGGATGGCGTTTGCTTATTATGTGATGTTCCCGCTTGCGTTCGGGTTTTTGACGGGGCACGCGCCGCAGGGCGTGGAGGTCATGACGGACATCGCGCGTTACCTCGATTTTGTCATTGTCATTTTTCTGGCGTTCGGCATCGCCTTTCAGGTGCCTGTAGTCACGATCGTGCTGGTCATGCTGGAGATAGTCACACCACAGGACCTGGCCGCCAAGCGGTCGTATGTAATCGTCGGCGCCTTTGTTATCGGGATGGTGTTAACGCCACCCGATGTGATCTCACAAACCCTGCTGGCGGTGCCGATGTGTATCCTTTTCGAAGGGGGGCTGATTCTTTCCAGAGTGATGCTCCGGCGCAAGCATCAACATCAGGAGGCGGATTGACCGGGCGCGACTGACGTCCCACCCACGGGTAGTTCGTGTTTTGATAGGCGCCGGCGCCGGACAAACGTGATCAAGACCGCTTCGAAATCAGGTCATGCCGAAATGACCTCGGAGCCCGTGATCTCCGCAGGGTAAATATCACGATAGCTGGCATAAAGCGCCGCCACCGTGACAGGCGCCAGCACCAGAAAGCCGAGCAACATGGGAATGGCGGCGATGACTGCCAGCACGAAATAAATCACCAGAAAAACCGCCAGCGGAACGGTGTTTTTGATCGACGCGCCGATGCTGCTTTTGACCGCGGCGACAGGCGAGACGCCATTGAACAGCACCATCGGCACCGCGAACGCCAGCGCCGCGAACGTGACCAGCCCATAAGCCAGGGCCAGCACCAGCATCAGCGCCATGCCGATCCCCATCGCACCAATCGCTACCATCGTATGGTTTGCGTCGTTGGCATTTCCGCCAAAAATGCCGATTCCGGCCGAACCGCCTATTATGAGGGCGGCGGCGATAAACAGCAGAATCGAAAAACCCAGCAGAACGGCGCCCAGCACGACCATCGGAACACGGCTGTGTTCATCGGTTAAAGGCTTAAAAAGATGAGAAATTTTTATGATGCGGCCATGTTCCGCCTGTTTGACGCCATACATCAGGCCGCCGGTCAGTGCCGGAAGAATCAGTGCTAAAACAACCGGTCCCACCAACGGAATAATCTGCAGGATCAGCGTCATGACGAAGATGATCAGCATCATCACCACCCACACGACCGGATTGGCCATAAACGTGCGCCAGCCAAAGCTGTACCAGACGACTGCCCTGCCCGCATCTATGCTTTGCGACTCCATCAGGTTAACTCCCCCGCGCCGTGAAGGTGATTCGAGCCGGAACATACCAATGAGCCAACCCGCTTAAGGCAGGTGCACAGCGACTTGTCAATGGCTGCTTGCTAAAATCCGGGCGCAATTTCATACACAAGCCACTATAAGAGCCGAACTATGTCAGGACAACAAGGATTCCCGCCGCGCCGCCGTACGATGCTGCTCATTCTGGACGGGTTCGGTGTCAATCCCAGCAAGCGTAATAACGCGGTGCTGGAAGCCCATACACCGCGGCTCGACGATTACTTCGAGTCTTATCCGCACACCGTGCTGGACGCGTCCGGGCCCGCGGTCGGACTGCCGCCGGGTCAAATGGGCAATTCTGAAGTCGGACACGTCGCCATCGGATGCGGGACCATTCTGCGCCAGGATCTGGTCCGCATCGATCACTCAATAGAGGAAGGCAATTTTTTCGATAATCACGCGTTCATCAACGCGATCCGAAAGACTCGAGAAAGCGAACGACCGCTGCACCTGCTGGGGATGGTCTCCGATGGCGGCGTGCATTCGCACATTCAGCATTTGCTGGCTTTGATCGAGCTCTGCCGGCGCCGGCATGTACGGCCGATCGTGCACATGATTACCGACGGGCGGGACACGGCGCCGCGCTGCGCAAAGAATTATCTGGCTCCACTCGAAAAAAAGCTGAAGGAGGCAGACGGCGCGCTGGCGACCATTTCGGGCCGCTATTACGCGATGGATCGCGACAAGCGCTGGGAGCGCACTGAGAAGGCCTGGCGGGCCCTGGTCGAGTTGGAGGGCGAGAAAGCAGACAGCGCGACGCGTGCGATCGACGACGCCTACGGTCAAGGCAAAGGCGACGAATTCATTTTGCCGACAATCCTTAGAGATGCGGAACCTATCGAGCCCGGCGACAGCGTTATCTTTTTTAATTTCCGCAACGACCGGCCGCGACAGCTTACAAAGGCATTAACCGCGCGAAATTTTGAAGAATTCGATCGCGGCGAATTCCGTCCGGTCAATGTCACGACCCTGGCCGAGTACGACACGGATTATCCCTGCCCCGTGGCGTTCCTGCCGGAACGCCCGGCGGTGACGCTTGGACAAATTGTAAGCGAGGTCGGCTTAAAGCAGTTGCATTGCGCGGAAACCGAGAAATATCCGCATGTTACCTTTTTCATCAACGGCGGTCGCGAGACGCCCTTCGATGGCGAAAAACGCATCATGGTGCCCTCACCCAAGGTGGCGACGTATGACTTGCAGCCGGAAATGAGCGCTGAGCGCATCGCCGATGAATTGATCGACGCGCTTAGCGATACGAGTTACGCGCTTTACATCGTAAATTTCGCGAATGGCGATATGGTCGGCCACACAGCGATTCGCGAGGCGATTATCACCGCCGTCCAGGTGCTTGACGAGCAGGTCGGCCGCGTCCTCGATGCGGCGGTGACCAACGAAGTTTCGGTCCTCCTGACGGCCGATCACGGCAATTGTGACGAAATGGTCGATCCGGTATCGCGTCAGCCGCATACCCAGCACAGCCTTTATCCGGTGCCATGCCTAATTATCGACAAATCGAACTGGCGGCTGACGACCGGTGCTGGCCTGAGCAGCGTTGCGCCGACTGTGCTTCAGCTTCTCGGGCTGCCGCAGCCTTTGGCGATGAAAGGCCAATCACTGTTGCTGGAGGAAATTGAAGGAAAGGTTTCGTGAGATGTGGTTTTAATGTGGAACTTTGTCGCGGTTTAAACATCAATATTGTTATTATCCAGGTTCCACGCGGACCAGAGCAAACCAATTCTCCAACAAATTCAGGACGATGAGCTATGGAAAAGCCCACACAATCCGAATCCGAAAAACGCATTTATTTCATTATGAACAATACCAGCGGAGCATGGTTGAAGGTTAGCGACGAATACTCGCGACTGACCGACGCCATGCGCGCGCTGGAACGTCTGATTTCAAGATACCCGTTTGCGCGGTTGGGCGGCATGACGCTTCGTTGAAAAAAGGCGCGCCTGAATAGTCTTGTACCAGCCGCTCTTGCGCGATGATAGCGTTTTGGCCTTAGCGAACCGTTAGATATTCAGTGCCGACCGAGCGCTACCGGCACCAGTAAACCGGCCCAACGAGCCATTACGAGTCATTAACCCGGTGGCGTCATCTCGGTCCCGCCGCGGCATTTCATTTAGATGATCCAATTTCAGCTAGGCTGTAAGATGCGCCCTCACATGGGTGTCGCGCGCCGTGCACGCCGGCCCGTTTGCGCGTGATTGCGCTGACCTGAGCCGTCATCGGCCGTGCGTTTTCTTGATGACAATTTCTTAATTAACAAGAGGAATAACCGATGGAGTTGCTGACAAGCCCGGACGCGTGGATCGCTTTTTTAACGCTGTCAGGGCTGGAACTGGTACTCGGCATCGACAACATCGTCTTCATCTCCATCCTCGCGGACAAGCTTCCGGAAAATCAGCGCGACCTCGCGCGCCGCATTGGTCTGGGGCTCGCCATGTTCATGCGCATCGCGCTGTTGTTTTTGCTGTCCTGGATGGTCGGGCTCACGGCTCCGCTGTTCGAAATAGTCGGGCAGGAAATTTCCGGCCGCGATCTAATCCTGTTATGCGGAGGTCTGTTTCTGCTTTACAAGAGCACGCACGAGGTGCACCAGTTGCTGGAGGGCGAGGAAGGCGAAGGTTCGGCCAAAGTCTCCGCCACATTCGCGTCGGTGATCGTGCAGATCATCATCATCGACTCGGTTTTTTCCATCGACTCGATCATCACCGCGGTCGGCATGGTTGACGAAATCGCGATCATGATCGCCGCGGTCATCGTTTCCGTAAGCATTATGATGATCGCTGCGGGGCCGATCGGGCGCTTCGTGTCGGCGCATCCCACCATCAAGATGCTGGCCTTGTCATTCCTGTTCATGATCGGCGCGGTACTGGTCGCCGACGGTCTGGGTCACCATGTGCCCAAGGGCTATATTTACTTTGCGATGGCGTTCTCGATAGCGGTCGAGATGTTGAACTTGCGCCTGCGCAAGCGCAAAGCCGAGCCGGTACATCTGCATCAGCGCTACAGACGAGACAACGCGTAAGGGAACGCCGCGTCGGCGGCACCTTAAGCCGGGCTTGCTCGCCGATCCCTCGCTTGCGTTAACATAATGTTGCTTTGACCGTGCAATAATTGGGTCGTTTTGGTGGTCACATGGATGCTGTTCACAGATTTGTGAGTAGACCGAGAGGGATAACGCTATGCAAATTCGCAAACGACGTACAGGCCGCGCTTCACGATCTTTGACCGACCATATTGCGATCGGCGCGATGGCCTTGTCCGCTTTTTTGATTGCGCTCAGCGTGATAGCCACGGACCGGTCCGCGAGCCCCGGGCCGGCATCCCAAGCGCAAGCCGAGGAGCCGGGCCAACAACTTGCAAAAAACCCTGCCGATCAACGCGGTGCCCCCGCGGGCGGTGGCGCTGCCTCACGACACGCGGATGCCAATGACACGGCGGTGCGCGACGGTCCAGCCGGGGCTGGGTTCGATTCGGCAAACTCAAATGCCGATGCGCGTTCGCCGACCGCCAGCGAATCCGCCGGGGCGGAACCTGTCGACACTGCCGGGTCGGAGATGCCAGCGACCGACATCGCGGCAATGGAATCAGTGCCAGATAACTCCTCCTCAGCCAGCGTGGTGCGCGCGCAGTTCACCACCGGCATCGATAACAGTCAGCCGGTCAATAGCATCAATTCGGTGTTTTCCACCCAGGGCCAGGTTTTCTCCCTGGACGGAAGACCGCTGTCAAAGCTTTATTATTTCACGGAGATAAGCGCCGAGCGAGGCGAAAAAATCGTTCACCGTTGGGAGCACGAGGGCGAGGTTGTGGCGCAGGCATCGTTCGATGTAGGCGGCGACAGCTCACCCATTTACTCCAGCGAGGAACTCCCGCCGGCCACACCAGGCAACTGGCGGGTAGTGGTTACCGATGCCCAAGGCAACGTGATCCGCGCTGACCGCTTTTCCTACCAGGCGTACTAACGCGCTTTCGCGAATTAGCGCCACGGAACGTAACGCAATTGTCAA
Protein-coding sequences here:
- a CDS encoding DUF2914 domain-containing protein, with amino-acid sequence MQIRKRRTGRASRSLTDHIAIGAMALSAFLIALSVIATDRSASPGPASQAQAEEPGQQLAKNPADQRGAPAGGGAASRHADANDTAVRDGPAGAGFDSANSNADARSPTASESAGAEPVDTAGSEMPATDIAAMESVPDNSSSASVVRAQFTTGIDNSQPVNSINSVFSTQGQVFSLDGRPLSKLYYFTEISAERGEKIVHRWEHEGEVVAQASFDVGGDSSPIYSSEELPPATPGNWRVVVTDAQGNVIRADRFSYQAY
- a CDS encoding 2,3-bisphosphoglycerate-independent phosphoglycerate mutase, with product MSGQQGFPPRRRTMLLILDGFGVNPSKRNNAVLEAHTPRLDDYFESYPHTVLDASGPAVGLPPGQMGNSEVGHVAIGCGTILRQDLVRIDHSIEEGNFFDNHAFINAIRKTRESERPLHLLGMVSDGGVHSHIQHLLALIELCRRRHVRPIVHMITDGRDTAPRCAKNYLAPLEKKLKEADGALATISGRYYAMDRDKRWERTEKAWRALVELEGEKADSATRAIDDAYGQGKGDEFILPTILRDAEPIEPGDSVIFFNFRNDRPRQLTKALTARNFEEFDRGEFRPVNVTTLAEYDTDYPCPVAFLPERPAVTLGQIVSEVGLKQLHCAETEKYPHVTFFINGGRETPFDGEKRIMVPSPKVATYDLQPEMSAERIADELIDALSDTSYALYIVNFANGDMVGHTAIREAIITAVQVLDEQVGRVLDAAVTNEVSVLLTADHGNCDEMVDPVSRQPHTQHSLYPVPCLIIDKSNWRLTTGAGLSSVAPTVLQLLGLPQPLAMKGQSLLLEEIEGKVS
- a CDS encoding TerC family protein; its protein translation is MELLTSPDAWIAFLTLSGLELVLGIDNIVFISILADKLPENQRDLARRIGLGLAMFMRIALLFLLSWMVGLTAPLFEIVGQEISGRDLILLCGGLFLLYKSTHEVHQLLEGEEGEGSAKVSATFASVIVQIIIIDSVFSIDSIITAVGMVDEIAIMIAAVIVSVSIMMIAAGPIGRFVSAHPTIKMLALSFLFMIGAVLVADGLGHHVPKGYIYFAMAFSIAVEMLNLRLRKRKAEPVHLHQRYRRDNA
- the tatC gene encoding twin-arginine translocase subunit TatC — encoded protein: MAQNDASGPESQKEDSFISHLVELRDRLIRIVLGVLAIFLCLFPFANPIYSFLAGPLTRNLPVGSSMIAIDVASPFLIPFKLVLLLSIVLAVPWILYQVWAFIAPGLYQQERQMAFPVVIAGTCLFYLGMAFAYYVMFPLAFGFLTGHAPQGVEVMTDIARYLDFVIVIFLAFGIAFQVPVVTIVLVMLEIVTPQDLAAKRSYVIVGAFVIGMVLTPPDVISQTLLAVPMCILFEGGLILSRVMLRRKHQHQEAD